From a region of the Sporosarcina ureilytica genome:
- a CDS encoding pyruvate, water dikinase regulatory protein, translated as MKKLTMFIVSDSVGETAELVAKAAASQFREGLETVSLKRFSHIEDETQLNEIVYLAKAQQAVIVYTLVKSCMRKKIKKECQEAGINCIDLLGPIVEQLGIELGEKPLEEPGLVRQLDEDYFKKIDAIEFAVKYDDGRDPRGILKADIVLIGVSRTSKTPLSQYLAHQRLKVANVPLVPEVEPPEELFKIDPKKCFALVISPQKLNSIRKERLKALGLKDDANYARFERIEEEISHFNAVIDNIGCTVIDVTNRAVEETANVIITELQANSR; from the coding sequence ATGAAAAAACTAACGATGTTCATCGTTTCTGACTCCGTTGGTGAAACTGCTGAGCTCGTTGCAAAGGCGGCAGCTAGTCAATTTAGAGAAGGACTTGAAACAGTCTCGCTAAAGCGATTTTCACATATTGAAGATGAAACGCAGTTAAACGAAATTGTATATTTAGCCAAAGCGCAACAGGCAGTAATTGTTTACACCCTTGTAAAAAGCTGTATGCGAAAAAAAATAAAAAAAGAATGCCAAGAAGCTGGGATTAACTGTATCGATTTACTAGGACCAATTGTAGAGCAACTTGGTATTGAATTGGGTGAAAAACCCTTAGAAGAGCCTGGACTTGTTAGACAACTAGATGAAGACTATTTCAAAAAAATTGATGCCATTGAATTTGCCGTGAAATACGACGATGGTCGAGATCCACGGGGAATCTTAAAAGCAGATATTGTCCTCATTGGTGTTTCTAGAACATCTAAAACCCCTTTGTCGCAGTATTTGGCACATCAACGATTGAAAGTTGCAAATGTACCACTCGTGCCAGAGGTCGAGCCACCTGAAGAATTATTTAAAATTGATCCAAAGAAGTGCTTCGCGCTCGTTATTTCGCCTCAAAAGTTAAATTCAATCCGTAAAGAACGACTTAAAGCGCTTGGTTTAAAAGACGATGCCAATTACGCACGGTTTGAAAGAATTGAAGAAGAAATTTCGCATTTTAATGCTGTGATTGATAATATTGGTTGTACGGTTATCGATGTAACAAATCGTGCAGTTGAAGAAACGGCGAATGTCATTATTACTGAATTGCAAGCAAATAGTAGATAA
- a CDS encoding helix-turn-helix transcriptional regulator, with the protein MELNKRQMDILAIVKENGPITGEQIAVRLNLVRATIRPDLAILTMAGYLDARPRVGYFYAGKKPTQSISDSMNAMKVGDFQSMPVVVSESLSVYDAICHMFLEDVGTLFVVDKSSLLTGVLSRKDLLRATIGNKESEKVPVHIIMTRMPNITYCTKQDTLLMASKLMIDKQIDSLPVIQDTGDGLEVVGRITKTNITAAFLSLADDHEL; encoded by the coding sequence ATGGAACTGAACAAGCGCCAAATGGACATTCTTGCTATTGTCAAAGAGAACGGCCCGATAACGGGAGAACAGATTGCAGTACGGTTAAATCTTGTACGCGCAACCATCCGTCCGGATCTTGCAATTTTAACAATGGCCGGCTATTTAGATGCTAGACCACGTGTTGGCTATTTTTATGCAGGAAAAAAACCTACACAGTCAATATCGGATAGCATGAATGCCATGAAGGTCGGTGATTTCCAATCAATGCCAGTTGTTGTATCGGAAAGTTTATCGGTATATGATGCAATCTGTCATATGTTTTTGGAGGATGTCGGAACGTTATTTGTTGTCGATAAATCATCTTTACTTACAGGCGTGTTATCGCGTAAGGATTTATTAAGAGCGACGATTGGAAACAAAGAATCCGAAAAAGTTCCCGTTCATATCATTATGACACGAATGCCAAATATTACTTATTGTACAAAGCAAGATACATTATTAATGGCTTCTAAATTAATGATTGATAAACAAATAGATTCCTTGCCAGTTATTCAAGATACAGGCGATGGACTGGAAGTTGTTGGTCGAATCACGAAAACAAACATTACCGCGGCCTTTTTATCTCTTGCGGATGACCACGAATTGTAG
- a CDS encoding glycine--tRNA ligase yields MEKIVNLAKARGFVFPGSEVYGGLANTWDYGPLGIELKNNIKKAWWQKFVQESPHNVGLDAAILMNPKVWEASGHTSNFNDPMIDCKKCKSRHRVDKLIEDALEAKGMEIVVDGLPFEKMNELLNEHEITCPSCGALDYTDIRQFNLMFKTSQGVTDSSANDIYMRPETAQGIFVNFKNVQRSMRKRMPFGIAQIGKSFRNEITPGNFTFRTREFEQMELEFFCKPGEDGEWYEYWREFSKNWLLSLGMTEENIRLRDHTEDELSHYSKGTVDIEYKFPFGWGELWGIANRTDFDLKRHMEFSGEDFHYQDPVTNEKFIPYCIEPSLGADRVTLAYLTDAYTEEELENDDKRTVLRFHPALAPIKAAVLPLSKKLSESADKVYAELRKHFPTQYDDSQSIGRRYRRQDEIGTPFCITYDFDSEEDKQVTVRHRDSMEQVRMPIEEVVPYIQKHLKF; encoded by the coding sequence ATGGAAAAAATCGTTAACTTAGCAAAGGCGAGAGGGTTTGTTTTCCCAGGCTCTGAGGTTTATGGAGGTCTAGCAAATACGTGGGATTATGGTCCACTAGGGATTGAATTGAAAAACAATATTAAAAAAGCATGGTGGCAAAAATTCGTTCAAGAATCACCGCATAACGTTGGACTTGATGCAGCGATTTTAATGAATCCAAAAGTTTGGGAAGCATCAGGTCACACTAGCAACTTTAACGACCCGATGATTGACTGTAAAAAGTGTAAATCACGTCACCGTGTTGACAAATTAATTGAAGATGCATTAGAAGCAAAAGGAATGGAAATTGTTGTTGATGGACTTCCATTTGAAAAAATGAATGAACTACTTAATGAGCATGAAATTACATGTCCTTCATGTGGTGCACTTGATTACACTGACATTCGTCAATTTAACTTAATGTTTAAAACGTCACAAGGTGTAACTGATTCTTCGGCAAACGACATTTATATGCGTCCTGAAACTGCACAAGGTATTTTCGTGAACTTTAAAAACGTTCAACGTTCAATGCGTAAAAGAATGCCTTTCGGAATCGCACAAATTGGTAAAAGTTTCCGTAACGAAATTACACCAGGAAACTTCACATTCCGTACACGTGAATTTGAACAGATGGAATTAGAGTTTTTCTGTAAACCAGGTGAAGATGGCGAATGGTATGAATACTGGCGCGAATTCTCTAAAAACTGGTTACTGAGCCTTGGGATGACTGAGGAAAATATTCGCCTGCGTGATCACACGGAAGATGAACTTTCCCACTACTCAAAAGGAACAGTAGATATTGAATACAAGTTCCCATTTGGTTGGGGTGAACTATGGGGAATTGCGAACCGAACAGACTTTGACTTAAAACGTCATATGGAGTTTTCCGGTGAAGACTTCCATTATCAAGACCCTGTTACAAACGAGAAGTTTATTCCTTATTGTATCGAACCTTCACTTGGAGCAGATCGCGTGACGCTTGCATACTTAACGGATGCTTACACAGAAGAAGAGCTTGAGAATGATGATAAACGTACAGTACTACGTTTCCACCCAGCACTAGCACCAATTAAAGCTGCGGTTCTTCCATTGTCGAAAAAACTATCTGAAAGTGCGGATAAAGTATATGCAGAATTACGCAAACACTTCCCGACTCAATACGACGATTCACAATCCATCGGTAGACGCTACCGTCGTCAAGATGAAATTGGGACACCTTTCTGTATCACATATGACTTCGATTCAGAAGAGGATAAACAGGTTACTGTTCGTCACCGTGACTCAATGGAACAAGTAAGAATGCCAATTGAAGAAGTTGTTCCATACATCCAAAAACACCTTAAATTTTAA
- the recO gene encoding DNA repair protein RecO: protein MLSKWEGIVIRTMPYGESNKIVTLLTQEAGKITVMARGAKKPRSKLAAVTQPFTHGSFLIRKGRGMGTLSQGEPIESMRFIREDLEATSYASYIVEIIDRFTEENNRVAGVYELLSDALHAINEEYDAEAITLFVEWKMIRVGGIHPVLHECTNCGATDGEFGFSFKEIGFLCHRCFHIDTYVVRLTPTQIKLIRTFYTVPIHRVGNLSLKKDTKQLMKKIVRTIYDEQLGVWFKSRNFLDKLEAMPELLPKKENPESEG, encoded by the coding sequence TTGCTGAGCAAATGGGAAGGGATTGTGATTCGGACGATGCCATATGGCGAATCCAATAAAATTGTAACATTACTTACGCAAGAAGCAGGTAAAATTACTGTGATGGCCCGAGGTGCGAAAAAGCCTAGAAGTAAACTTGCAGCGGTTACGCAACCTTTTACCCACGGTTCTTTTCTAATTCGAAAAGGACGTGGGATGGGGACGTTATCGCAAGGTGAGCCGATTGAGTCGATGCGTTTTATTCGTGAAGATCTTGAAGCGACTTCTTATGCCAGTTATATCGTAGAAATTATTGATCGATTTACTGAGGAAAATAATCGAGTCGCTGGCGTGTATGAGTTATTGTCTGATGCTTTACATGCGATTAATGAGGAATATGATGCCGAGGCAATTACGCTATTTGTTGAATGGAAAATGATACGAGTTGGTGGAATTCATCCCGTATTGCATGAATGTACGAATTGCGGTGCAACGGATGGGGAGTTTGGTTTTTCATTTAAAGAAATCGGGTTCTTGTGTCATCGTTGTTTTCATATAGATACTTATGTTGTAAGGTTGACGCCTACACAAATAAAGCTGATTCGTACTTTTTATACCGTGCCAATCCATCGAGTTGGTAATTTATCATTAAAAAAAGATACAAAACAGTTAATGAAAAAGATTGTTAGGACAATTTACGATGAACAGCTAGGCGTATGGTTTAAATCGAGGAACTTTTTAGATAAACTCGAGGCGATGCCAGAATTATTACCTAAAAAAGAAAATCCGGAAAGCGAAGGATAA
- the era gene encoding GTPase Era, which translates to MQENNKVFKSGFISIIGRPNVGKSTFLNRVVGQKIAIMSDKPQTTRNKVQGVVTTDDAQMIYIDTPGIHKPKHRLGDFMVKVARNTLSEVDIIMFMVNAEQKIGPGDRFIIEMLKNTDTPVFLIINKIDLVHPDDLLETIVSYTSEYEFAEIVPISALNGNNTEKLLETLKTYLPEGPKYYPDEQVTDHPERFIISEFIREKVLHLTREEIPHSVAVVIEQIEREKDRDIVNVMATIVVDRDSQKGIVIGKKGALLKEIGTKARKDIEMLLGSRVFLELWVKVQKDWRNRPTRLKEFGFNDDDY; encoded by the coding sequence ATGCAAGAAAATAATAAAGTTTTTAAATCTGGATTTATTTCCATTATTGGACGCCCGAATGTCGGGAAATCAACATTTTTAAACCGTGTCGTCGGACAAAAAATTGCCATTATGAGTGATAAACCGCAAACGACACGGAATAAAGTGCAAGGCGTTGTTACGACAGATGACGCACAAATGATTTATATTGATACACCAGGGATTCACAAACCAAAACATAGACTTGGCGACTTCATGGTGAAGGTAGCACGTAATACGCTGTCAGAAGTCGATATCATCATGTTTATGGTAAACGCAGAACAAAAAATCGGGCCAGGGGATCGTTTTATTATTGAGATGTTAAAAAATACGGACACACCCGTGTTTTTGATTATTAATAAAATTGATTTAGTGCATCCGGATGACTTGTTAGAAACAATTGTTTCTTATACATCAGAGTACGAATTTGCGGAAATTGTGCCAATTTCTGCGCTAAATGGAAATAATACCGAGAAATTATTAGAAACGCTCAAAACATATTTACCTGAAGGACCAAAATATTATCCGGATGAACAAGTTACTGACCATCCAGAACGTTTTATTATTTCTGAATTCATTCGAGAAAAGGTGCTGCACTTAACACGTGAAGAAATCCCACACTCCGTAGCCGTTGTGATTGAGCAAATAGAGCGTGAGAAGGACCGAGACATCGTGAATGTGATGGCGACAATTGTCGTTGACCGAGATTCACAAAAAGGAATTGTCATTGGAAAAAAAGGTGCCTTACTCAAAGAAATTGGAACGAAAGCAAGAAAAGATATTGAAATGCTATTAGGTTCGAGAGTGTTTCTTGAATTATGGGTGAAAGTGCAAAAAGATTGGCGTAATCGTCCGACCCGTTTAAAAGAGTTTGGGTTTAATGATGACGATTATTAA
- a CDS encoding cytidine deaminase encodes MKEKLIEESLKAREFAYVPYSNFAVGAALLGKDGKIYRGCNIENSSYGLSNCAERTAIFKAVSEGVQNMQALAITGDTDSPISPCGACRQVIAEFCDSTMPVYLTNLKGDLQETTVGALLPGAFSKEDFADARK; translated from the coding sequence ATGAAAGAAAAGTTAATTGAAGAATCTTTAAAGGCGAGGGAATTTGCTTACGTTCCTTATTCGAATTTTGCGGTAGGTGCTGCTTTATTAGGGAAGGATGGAAAAATATATCGAGGTTGTAATATCGAAAATTCATCATATGGCTTATCGAACTGTGCTGAGCGTACAGCGATTTTTAAAGCAGTATCTGAAGGTGTCCAAAACATGCAGGCCTTAGCGATAACAGGCGATACAGATAGCCCTATATCGCCTTGTGGAGCTTGTCGACAAGTGATTGCTGAGTTTTGTGATAGTACGATGCCTGTTTATTTAACGAATCTTAAAGGTGACCTGCAGGAAACAACAGTTGGCGCATTGCTTCCCGGCGCCTTTTCAAAGGAGGACTTTGCGGATGCAAGAAAATAA
- a CDS encoding diacylglycerol kinase family protein, with the protein MRKFFKSFTFAMAGIMHCFKTERNFKIHVWTALVVVSAGLLTGLSLLEWFTICIFIGGVLALELINSAVERIVDLVTNERHPLAKQAKDLAAGAVLVFAFTSAIVGLLIFIPKWFSLMN; encoded by the coding sequence ATGCGAAAATTCTTCAAGTCGTTTACATTTGCGATGGCAGGAATTATGCACTGTTTTAAAACAGAACGAAATTTCAAAATTCATGTTTGGACGGCTTTAGTGGTGGTTAGTGCGGGACTATTGACCGGATTGTCGTTGTTAGAATGGTTTACCATTTGTATTTTTATTGGCGGTGTATTGGCGCTCGAGCTAATAAATTCCGCGGTAGAAAGAATTGTTGACTTAGTTACAAATGAACGGCATCCGCTCGCCAAACAAGCGAAAGATTTAGCTGCGGGTGCAGTACTTGTGTTTGCTTTTACAAGTGCAATTGTGGGATTATTAATCTTCATCCCAAAATGGTTTAGTTTGATGAATTGA
- the ybeY gene encoding rRNA maturation RNase YbeY, whose translation MLQLDINDETNKISDTIEELVTKLLNHAASEEGIVEEAEVSVTFMTDEDIQEVNANYRGIDAPTDVISFALEEMTEGEVEIKVEADMPTVLGDILISTETAERQAEEYGHSFKREIGFLALHGFLHLLGYDHMTEEDEKKMFGRQKEILDTFGLER comes from the coding sequence ATGTTACAGCTAGATATTAACGATGAAACGAATAAAATATCCGATACGATTGAAGAACTTGTTACTAAACTACTGAACCATGCCGCAAGCGAAGAGGGCATTGTAGAAGAAGCGGAAGTGTCTGTAACTTTTATGACTGATGAAGACATACAAGAAGTCAATGCAAATTACCGAGGTATTGATGCGCCGACCGATGTTATATCTTTCGCGCTGGAGGAAATGACAGAAGGTGAAGTTGAAATTAAAGTTGAAGCGGATATGCCTACCGTATTAGGAGATATATTAATATCCACTGAGACAGCTGAACGACAAGCTGAGGAGTACGGTCATTCATTTAAACGAGAAATTGGCTTTTTAGCTTTACATGGTTTTCTGCATTTGCTTGGCTATGACCATATGACAGAAGAAGATGAAAAGAAAATGTTTGGAAGGCAAAAAGAGATACTCGACACATTTGGACTTGAGAGGTAG
- a CDS encoding HD family phosphohydrolase: protein MRSVRKFLNALKFTYFSLFMITLSAVILFTFMLDIVQKETYELKEFQIAHEAIRSLKTVEDTVKTEQERDRAANEVAPVYQFSEDIAKNRQAIATSIFDFLIDVKKEMVSDNAETEEEIKITEKSVEAMREKLSALEEEEPELQLSDEAIANLLSEDINILEGIKASVVKVLGEELSKPLRTTDLTFAKYEIERQLRLSNTIPTQIEQPVISIARSLLVETEIFNEALTASRVEEARATVEPIRILQGQVIVREGQVIDGEVYRQLELAGLLTNKTQVKPLAGIALFVSVMMSILFLHFQTWRESSDVKKKSLVIALVVFLLTVAIMKLVSIIEPEFDLLIAFLFPTALASMLIKLLVNDRLALTISIIIAATAGIMLQDGYAAIVQMEIALYILFGSITSLYLLGNMSRRSTILRASLGVSICNLGFIAFYLLMTQTTYELTELTFYAMAAFTSGVLSGALTIGLLPFFETTFGLLSDMKLIELSNPNHPLLKKILTEAPGTYHHSVMVANLADAACETIGANGLLARVGSYYHDVGKTVRPRFFIENQHAEQNPHDTLPPKKSKEIIIAHTEDGAQLLEKHKMPREIVAIARQHHGTSLLKFFVFKAKELGEDVIEEEFRYPGPKPQTKEIAVISIADSVEAAVRSMKEPTSEKINALVSSIVSDKLRDGQFDECDLSMKELKRVERAMCETLNGMFHNRIEYPE from the coding sequence ATGCGGTCAGTAAGAAAGTTTTTGAATGCTTTAAAGTTTACATATTTTTCATTGTTTATGATAACGTTATCGGCAGTCATACTTTTTACATTCATGCTAGATATCGTCCAAAAAGAAACGTACGAATTAAAAGAGTTTCAAATTGCACATGAAGCCATTCGTTCACTGAAGACAGTTGAAGATACAGTGAAAACAGAACAGGAGAGGGATAGGGCAGCAAATGAAGTCGCTCCAGTTTACCAATTTTCAGAAGACATTGCGAAAAATAGACAAGCAATTGCAACTTCAATTTTTGATTTTCTTATAGACGTTAAAAAAGAAATGGTTTCTGACAATGCAGAAACGGAAGAGGAAATAAAGATAACCGAGAAGTCAGTTGAAGCGATGCGCGAGAAGTTATCGGCATTAGAAGAGGAAGAACCAGAACTCCAACTAAGTGATGAAGCAATCGCGAATTTGCTTTCAGAAGATATTAATATACTTGAAGGCATTAAAGCGAGTGTTGTTAAAGTTTTAGGAGAGGAATTATCAAAACCTTTAAGAACAACTGATTTAACGTTTGCTAAATATGAAATTGAACGGCAATTAAGATTATCAAATACAATCCCTACTCAAATTGAACAACCTGTCATTTCAATCGCACGCTCTCTACTCGTTGAAACAGAAATTTTCAACGAAGCATTAACAGCGTCTAGAGTTGAAGAAGCAAGAGCAACAGTAGAGCCAATTCGCATATTACAAGGCCAAGTGATTGTTCGAGAAGGACAAGTCATTGATGGAGAAGTATACCGTCAACTAGAATTGGCGGGGCTATTAACGAATAAAACACAAGTTAAGCCGCTAGCTGGCATTGCTTTATTTGTGTCTGTCATGATGTCAATCCTCTTTTTGCATTTTCAAACTTGGCGAGAAAGCTCGGATGTTAAGAAGAAATCGTTGGTCATTGCATTAGTTGTCTTTTTATTAACCGTGGCAATTATGAAGTTAGTCTCGATAATAGAACCTGAATTTGATTTGCTTATCGCTTTTTTATTTCCGACAGCATTAGCGTCAATGCTTATAAAACTATTGGTCAATGACCGGTTAGCATTAACAATTTCAATCATCATTGCTGCAACCGCAGGGATTATGCTACAAGATGGTTATGCTGCAATTGTTCAAATGGAAATTGCATTATACATATTATTTGGCAGTATTACGAGCTTATATTTACTTGGCAATATGTCTAGGCGTTCAACAATTTTAAGGGCAAGTTTAGGTGTTTCCATTTGTAATTTAGGTTTTATTGCCTTTTATCTACTAATGACACAGACGACTTATGAATTAACGGAGTTAACTTTTTATGCAATGGCTGCTTTTACATCTGGTGTCTTGTCTGGCGCCTTAACAATTGGACTTTTGCCGTTTTTTGAAACGACATTCGGACTATTATCAGACATGAAATTAATTGAGTTATCGAATCCGAATCATCCGTTGCTTAAGAAGATTTTGACAGAGGCACCTGGCACTTATCATCATAGTGTCATGGTCGCAAATCTAGCTGATGCAGCATGCGAAACAATCGGGGCTAATGGTTTGCTTGCTCGTGTTGGATCCTATTATCATGATGTGGGAAAAACGGTGCGTCCGCGGTTCTTTATTGAAAATCAACATGCAGAACAAAATCCACATGACACCTTACCGCCTAAGAAAAGTAAAGAAATTATTATTGCACATACAGAGGATGGAGCGCAGCTTTTAGAGAAACATAAAATGCCACGTGAAATTGTAGCTATTGCGAGACAACATCATGGAACAAGTTTATTGAAATTCTTTGTTTTTAAAGCGAAAGAATTAGGTGAAGATGTGATAGAGGAAGAGTTCCGTTATCCTGGACCGAAACCACAAACAAAAGAAATTGCGGTTATATCTATAGCCGATAGTGTTGAAGCAGCAGTTCGCTCGATGAAAGAACCAACTTCTGAAAAAATTAATGCGCTCGTTAGTTCAATCGTTAGCGATAAATTAAGAGATGGGCAGTTCGATGAGTGTGATTTATCAATGAAAGAGTTGAAGAGGGTAGAGCGGGCAATGTGCGAAACATTGAACGGTATGTTCCATAACCGAATTGAATATCCAGAATAA
- a CDS encoding PhoH family protein, which translates to MDEQLIQLHLEDPNEAVMLLGISDQNIKLIEEQLEISIITRGDTISVYASEEKQQVALTLIEQLLKVIRKGININQRDVATALEMVKNETIEYFSELYDEEIARDNRGKAIRAKTIGQREYVHAIRAHDLVFGVGPAGTGKTFLAVVLAVQAMKTGSVKKIILTRPAVEAGESLGFLPGDLKEKVDPYLRPLYDALHHVLGAEQTERLIERGAIEIAPLAYMRGRTLDDAFVILDEAQNTTKAQMKMFLTRLGFGSKMVITGDKTQVDLPRGIESGLIASEVVLKSVADIHFQYLEQGDVVRHPLVAKIIDAYEQED; encoded by the coding sequence TTGGATGAACAATTAATTCAATTACATTTAGAAGACCCAAATGAGGCAGTCATGCTTCTTGGTATTTCCGATCAAAATATAAAACTGATTGAAGAGCAATTAGAAATATCGATAATTACACGTGGAGACACAATTTCTGTCTATGCTTCTGAAGAAAAGCAACAAGTAGCACTTACACTGATTGAACAACTGCTTAAAGTAATCCGCAAAGGAATCAATATTAACCAACGTGATGTTGCGACCGCGTTGGAAATGGTTAAAAATGAAACCATTGAATATTTTTCCGAGCTTTATGACGAAGAAATTGCACGGGATAATAGAGGGAAAGCAATCCGTGCAAAAACAATTGGACAAAGAGAATATGTACACGCTATTCGAGCGCATGATTTGGTATTTGGCGTAGGCCCTGCTGGAACAGGAAAAACATTTTTAGCGGTCGTACTGGCAGTTCAAGCGATGAAAACTGGTTCAGTGAAAAAAATTATTTTAACGAGACCGGCCGTTGAAGCTGGGGAGAGCCTTGGCTTCTTACCGGGAGACTTAAAAGAAAAAGTAGATCCGTATTTACGCCCACTTTATGATGCGCTCCACCATGTTCTTGGAGCAGAGCAAACAGAACGACTTATTGAACGGGGCGCAATAGAAATTGCACCACTCGCTTATATGCGTGGAAGAACGTTGGATGACGCTTTTGTTATTTTAGACGAAGCACAAAATACGACCAAAGCCCAAATGAAAATGTTCCTGACTCGACTTGGATTTGGTTCTAAAATGGTTATTACTGGTGATAAAACACAGGTGGATTTACCGCGTGGCATCGAATCGGGCTTAATTGCATCGGAGGTTGTTCTAAAATCTGTAGCTGATATTCATTTTCAATATTTAGAACAAGGAGACGTAGTTCGTCATCCTCTTGTGGCTAAAATAATTGATGCATACGAACAGGAAGACTGA
- a CDS encoding sporulation protein YqfD, with amino-acid sequence MARNRYEIKVSGPRNISTFLTKLKTTGTKVTSLTMIENAAYFITDKKGLKQARKYRRRYGLKLNVYSTVEDRGLEMLFSSYRFVILLAIPFVCSFFLWSVTVESEMPEVSERIEKKLEKASIIPFRLLMSIPDEREIRRDLMQDEPTLSWVHFKRSGTTLTVIPLLSPQSDSQPERKEEPADLVARTGGVITRFALTKGERVGRVYMTVKKGDTLAKGTLEQGENTVIVGADGAVFADYWVEYSFRIPKKIQYKVQGDERLEFFFHPPWKGKDLFNKSSWNIIETERIIEEKDAQLEIEEGMEETVIIPLLKMKLLAELGPDAMVKEEKILHVTIDDDKVIGTILFLINDNIAIKRPIPQGD; translated from the coding sequence ATGGCACGTAATCGGTATGAAATTAAAGTGTCTGGACCAAGAAACATATCAACTTTTTTAACAAAACTGAAAACGACTGGTACAAAAGTTACGTCACTGACAATGATCGAAAACGCTGCTTACTTTATCACCGATAAAAAAGGCTTAAAACAAGCGCGGAAATATCGCCGCCGTTATGGTTTAAAGTTAAATGTATATTCTACAGTGGAAGATCGTGGGTTGGAAATGTTATTCAGTTCCTATCGATTTGTCATTTTACTGGCCATCCCTTTTGTATGTTCCTTTTTTCTATGGTCTGTAACAGTGGAATCTGAAATGCCGGAAGTGTCAGAGCGAATTGAAAAGAAGTTAGAAAAAGCATCTATTATTCCATTTCGTTTACTCATGTCCATTCCAGATGAACGGGAAATTAGAAGAGATCTTATGCAAGATGAACCTACTTTATCATGGGTTCACTTTAAACGCTCTGGAACGACCTTGACAGTGATTCCATTGCTCTCCCCGCAGTCGGACAGCCAACCTGAAAGAAAGGAAGAACCTGCTGACTTGGTGGCCCGTACAGGAGGGGTAATTACGCGATTTGCATTAACGAAAGGTGAAAGAGTAGGTCGTGTTTATATGACTGTAAAAAAAGGGGATACTTTGGCAAAGGGAACACTTGAGCAAGGAGAAAACACTGTAATTGTTGGAGCAGATGGGGCAGTATTTGCTGATTACTGGGTTGAATACAGCTTTAGGATTCCTAAAAAAATTCAATATAAAGTTCAAGGAGACGAACGATTAGAATTTTTCTTTCATCCGCCGTGGAAAGGAAAAGACTTGTTTAACAAATCGAGCTGGAATATTATTGAAACAGAGCGTATTATCGAAGAAAAAGACGCCCAATTAGAAATTGAAGAAGGAATGGAGGAGACTGTTATCATTCCTTTATTGAAGATGAAATTATTGGCAGAATTAGGACCAGATGCAATGGTGAAAGAGGAGAAAATTTTGCACGTCACAATCGATGATGATAAAGTGATAGGGACTATATTATTTCTTATTAATGATAATATTGCTATTAAAAGACCTATACCTCAAGGAGACTGA